The genomic segment AAGAGATCGACCGCTTCCAGAGGAAGGCTCTCCGTCCTGCCGATGACGAGATACCCTCCTTCCCGCAGCGCCGCCGAAAACGTCCCGACAACCGCCAGCCGCTTCTCAGAACTGAAGTAGGTGAACGCCGCGTTGCGGCACAGGATCAGGTCAAACCGGCCTGGGGAAGGATCGCGCAGCAGGTCCAGTTTTCGGAACCGCACGGAGCACCTCACGGCCTCGCAGATCCGGTACGAATTCCCCTCCCGCCGGAAATATCTTCTCCGAAATGCGTCCGGAAGCTCCCGGAGGCTGCTTTCCGGATACGATCCTGCCTCCGCGCGCTCCAGGGAAACCGGGTCGACATCCGAGGCGAACAACGCAAGCCCGGGCTTTTCCACCGACAATTCCTCCCATGCGATGCGGACCGAGTACGGCTCTTCCCCGGAGGCGCAACCCGCGGACCAGGCAACCGGCTGGCTTTTCTCCGCCAGGCGCGGGAGGATCTCGCGTGACAGAATATGGAATACGTTTGCGTTCCGGAAGAACCGTGAGATCGTGACGACCAGGAGGGACCGGAGCGCCTCCAGTTCCACCGGGTCCCGCCGCACCAGATCCAGATAGCGGTGGAACTCGTGGATCCCGGCCGATTCCATCCTCCGGACGATCCGCCTCTTGATGTTCCGGCGCCGGAACGCAGACGGACTCAACCCGATCGGCGGGAGCACCTCCGAGAGAAATGCATCGAACCCGTCCGATGGCAAGAACTCCCCTTTCGATACGGTCTACCCCACACACGCATGGCAGTCGGCGTTCTCCCCTCGGTGACCGGGAACGTTGCCAAGATACACGTGTCAGAGCGTCGGCTCGTTGAAGGTCCACGAGATGCCGAGGCATCCCGCGCCCCTTGCCTGAGAAACCGCCTCCACCGGCAGGTGTCGCACTCGACCATTCCCCCGGCGGGCCTCCGTCAGAGGCGTTTCACGGCAGGCTCGATGCCGGGGAAGCGGGAAGGGTACGGATATACGGCAGGGTCCGATCCCGATCCTGGAAGTCCAGGCCGTATCCGACGATCCAGACGTCCGGAATATCGAAACCCAGGTAATCGATTCGAAGCCTCTTCTTCAGGCGAGCAGGTTTCCGCAACAAGGTGCAGGTTTTCAGGGAAGCCGGTTCCCGCGGCCGCAGCAGGGACAAGATGTAGTCGAGCGTGTACCCGGTGTCGACGATGTCTTCGACGATCAGTACGTGTCTCCCCCGGACATCGGTCCGCAGGTCCATGATGAGCCGCACCGCACCCGTCGCCGTCGTCGTCTGGCCATACGCGGCGACTGCGATGAAGTCGATGCTCCGGGGGATCGTGAGGAGCCGGGACAGATCGGCCAGGAAGATGAAACTCCCCCGAAGAACGCCGACCAGGAGCAGATCGTCAACGTGGGAATAATCCGCGGAGATCTGGAGCGCAAGTTCCCTCACGCGATTCCGGATCGTCTCTTCGGTGAACAGGACATCCCTTTCCTCCGTCATCATTTCGTCCCTCCCTCGGGCAGAAAAAGCGGAACGATCTCCATCGTGTTTACGTCCACCAGGCCAAGGTCGGTCAATTTGAGGGACGGGATGACCTCCAGCCCCAGGAAACTCATGGTCGCGAAAGGATCTGGCAACGGCGAGCCCAGAGCCCTGGCAGCCGCAATGAGAGAGTTCATCCGGTCGCGCACCCGCTCGATGGGCTCGTCCGACATCAGGCCGGCAATCGGAAGGGGAAGCAGAGCCATCACTCCGTCCCCAAGGGCTGCGGCCTGCCCTCCCCCCTCCTCCGCCACGGCCCTCGCCGCGGACTCCATGGACCGGTCGTCGGTCCCGATCACGATCAGGTTGTGGTGGTCGTGAACCACGGTGCTCGCGATGGCCCCCCGCTTCAATCCGATCCCCTTCACGAAACCCAACCCCATCCGCCCGGAGGAATGATGGCGCTCGATGACCGCGATCTTCAGGAGGTCTCTCTCCGGGTCGACGACGGCCCACCCATCCACCACGAGCGGCTCCATCACGAGGGATTCGGTAATCACCTGCCCCGTCACGGCTCCGATGACGCGGATCCGGCGCCCCCGGGCGGGGATGCGGAAGTCCACCCGCGACCAATCCAGGAAAACGGTGTTCCGGACTCCCGGGGGAAGTTCCATCATCGCTTCCCTCCCCCCCGCCGATGGAACCAATGCTCCGTCTCGCGCAACCAGGACACCCCCCTGGTAGACCCTCTCGGGCACGGGCGCGGCAAGGTCGCGAAAGACCACCAGGTCGGCGCGTCGACCGGGGACGACAACACCCCGGTCGTGAAGGCGGAAATGTTCCGCAGGATTCAACGTAGCCATCCGGATGGCCGTCATCGGGGCGATGCCCCAGGCGATGGATTGCCGGATCAAATGATCGATCGATCCTTCCTCCAGCAGGTCCGGAGGTTGACGGTCATCGGTGCAGAAACACAGCCAGCGTTCATTGGCCGGGGTGATCACCGGGAGCAGGGCCTCCAGGTTGCGCGCGGCGCTCCCCTCCCGGATGAATATCTTCATCCCCCGGCGAAGTTTCTCCTCGGCCTCTCCGGGCTCCGTACTCTCGTGGTCGGAGGTGATCCCGGCGGCCAGGTAGGCGTTCAGGGCCATGCCGCCCAGGCCCGGGCAGTGACCGTCGATGGGATGCCCCCGGAAGGCGTCGATTTCCGTGAGCACCCGCGCATCGCCGGCGACGACCCCGTGGAAGTCCATGACCTCCCCGAGGCCGATCACGCGCCGTTCCTCCAGGAGCGGCTGAAGATCGGCGAGCGCAAGGGCGGCGCCGGAGGTCGCCATGGGTGTGGCGGGCACGCAGGAGGGGACCATCACGAGGGCGTCCATAGCGGCCCGCGTTGCGTCTTCCAGCATGAAGCGTATTCCCTCGATGCCGAGGACATTGGCGATTTCATGAGGGTTCGTGATGACCGTTGTCACCCCCCGGGGGACGACAGCCCGGGCATACTCCCGAGGCCGCACCAGGGCGCTTTCCAGGTGGACGTGGGCGTCTATAAAGCCGGGGCAGACGTAACAACCCTCGAGATCGACCGCCTCCCGCCCCCGATATGTACCCCCGACGCCGACGACCAGCGGTCCGGCGATGGTGATTTCGGTCAGATCGATTCTTCCGGAAAGGACGTCGATGAGGCGGGCGTTCGTCAGCACCAGATCGGCCAGCTCGTCGCCGCGGGCAATGGCGACACGTTGTGACAGGGTCATTGGATGGCTCATGGCTGCCGGATCCTGCCCCCTGTAATCGGCGTATTCGTATCTTAGTACAAGATCGGTCCTCATACGGGATATTCAATTGGGGAAAGGAATCCGCTATCTTTAAAACAGCACCATCCGGTTGAGGGAGCGGGACGATGGCTCGCCAGGCGAAACCTTACGAAGAAGCGCGGAAAAACGCGGAAGCCTTCTTCCGGGGAGACAGCCTCCGGACCGAGGTGTTCCTTTCCCGTTATGCGCTGCGGGCGCTGGACGGCAACTGGCTGGAGACGACACCGGACCGGATGTGGGACCGGGTGGCAAGGACGATGGCACGCCCGGAAAAAGACCGTGCGTTCTGGCGCCGTGAGTTCCGCAAGCTGCTGGAGGATTTCAAGTTCGTTCCCGCCGGCCGGATCCTTTTCGGCGCGCAAAACCCGAGGGCGGCCACCCTCTTCAACTGCTACTTCATCCCGGTGCGGGAAGACTCCGTCGACGGGATCACCCGGTGGATCAACGAGGCCTCCAGGACCTTCTCCCTTGGAGGGGGGGTGGGCACGAACATCGACGTGCTGCGCCCCCGGGGGGCGCTCGTGCGGACCGCCGGCGTGGAAAGTTCCGGCTCCGCGAGCTTCATGGAAGTCTTCTCGACGGTCACCGGCGTCATGGGAGGCTCCCGGGGACGGCGCGGGGCACTGATGATCACGACCCGGGTCGACCATCCCGACATCCTGGAGTTCATCACCGCAAAGGGCGATCCCGAACGGCGGCAGGTCCGAAACGCCAACCTCTCGGTCCGGATCACCGACATCTTCATGCGGACGCTCCGGGAGGAAGGAGAGATGCGTCTGTGGTTTACGACCCCGCACGAGCGGATCGAGGGGGCGGTCCCGGCCCACCGGATATGGCAGACGCTGGTCGAGTCCGCGTGGGCCTCGGCGGAGCCGGGAGTCCTGTTCTGGGATACGGTGCAGCGGGAGTCCACCACACAGTACAACGGCATGGAGGTCCAGGGGGTGAACGTCTGCGGGGAGATCCCCATGGAGCCATACGGAGCCTGCAACCTGGGGAGCGTCAACTTGGCGGCTTTCGTCAGGAACCCGTTCACCGAACGGGCGGACCTGGACTGGAACGGGCTTTCCGAGGCGGTGCGGCATGCTGTCCGCTTCCTGGACAACGTCATCGACGTCGGAGCACCCCGGCATGCATTGAGAGACCAGCGCCGTGCGTCGGTGCGGTCCCGTCGGGTCGGGCTGGGCATCCTGGGAATGGCCGACTGCCTCGCATCCCTGAACCTGGTCTACGGTTCCGGGCCGTCCCTTTCGGTACTGGACCGCCTGATGGGCGCCATCAAGGAGGCGGCGTACGAGGAGAGCATCCGACTTGCGGAGGAAAAGGGGCCTTTTCCCGCCTTCGATCCGGTTCGGCAATTGGAAAGCCCATACATCCAGCGGCTGCCGGAACCGATCCGGAACGGGATCAGGGCGAAGGGGCTTCGCAACTGCGCCCTGCTGGCCGTGGCGCCTACGGGATCCATCTCGTGCCTGGCGGGCACCTCGAGCGGGATCGAGCCGATCTTTTCCCTTTCCTACCTGCGCCACGTGGCGGGCCAGGCATACAAGGTGGAGCACCCTCTCTGCGCGCGGTATCGGGATCGGCACGGACCGTCTGCCCCTCTTCCCGAGACTTTCGCCACCGCCCGCAGGATCGATCCCGACGTGCGGGTACGGCTCCAGGCGCTGGTGCAACAGCATGTGGACCAGAGCATCTCGTCGACGGTCAACCTGCCACCGGAGACGCCCTTGTCGGCAGTCGATCACCTGTACCGGAAAGCTTGGGAGTCCGGATGCAAGGGGATCACGGTGTTCCGGGAGGGAACCCGCGCGCCCGTCCTTGAGGTTGCCGGACGGGAGGGGGTTTACCGCGCGGAAGCGGGAGCCCCCCTGGGAGTGTGTACCTTCTGCGAGGTTCCTGTGCCGAAAGGGGCTGCTTGACCGAATTCGCGGCCGAGATGCCTGCCTGGGAGATGACTGCTCAATGCCCGAGGATACCCGATTCATCGTCGACGTGATGCTGGGGAAGCTGGCCACGTGGATGCGTCTCCTGGGCTGCGACGTCGAATATTTCTCCAGGATCTCAGACGAAGATCTCGTCGAAAGGGCGTTCCGAACCGGCCGGGTGATCCTCACACGCGACACGGAACTTATCCGACGCCGACACGCGCGGGACAACCATTTCTTCGTGCGGGGCGATGGCTACCGGGACCAACTCCGGCAAGTGGCGACGAGCTTTTCGATCGAACCGCTCGATCGGATCCTGACCCGCTGCCTGCGGTGCAACGTGCCCCTGAGCGGCATCGACAAGTCCGCGGTCAGGGAACGTGTCCCTCCCTACACCTACGAAACGCAACACGACTTCAAGACCTGCGATCACTGCGGCAGGATCTACTGGAGAGGCACACACCGGGACGAAGCGGTGAAACAGGTGATGGCGATTTTCGGGGTGCACGAATAACAGCTTTCGGGCCGATGTCCAGGCGGGAAAATGAAACAGCGGCTGTCGCCGAATCGGTTGATCGAGTCGCTCGGGGGAATGTACTCCCGCGAACTTGGGATCGATCCGGCCCGAGGGGATTCCGGCGAGATCTTCCGATGGTTCCTCGCCTCCAAGCTGATGGGCGCGCGGATTTCCACCCGAAACGCACTAAGAACCTACAAGGAATTCGAGGGCCGGGGAGTCATTACGCCGGGGAGGATCCGGGAGACGGGGTGGGATGGTCTCGTGGAAATTCTCGACGCAGGCGGCTACGCGCGTTACGACTTCTCCACCGCCACCAAGTTGCTCGCGATCATGGACGATCTGCTGCGACGATACCGTGGCGATCTCAACGTCCTGCACGAAGAGGCAACCGGCCCCCGAGACCTGGAGGATCGCATCAAGGGCCTTGGGAAGGGAATCGGCGATGTGACAGCCAACATCTTCCTCCGGGAGCTGCGTGGCGTGTGGGCGAAAGCGAGGCCTGCTCTTTCCCGCCTGGTGCTTCTCTCCGCAGGGCACCTGGACCTCCTTGTCCCCGGGCAGGATCCGATGCGATCCCTGACGCGGTTCTGGCGCCGGAGAAAAACACGGGAATGCGACTTTCGGGACTTTGAGGCGGCGCTTCTGCGGCTGGGAAAGGATTACTGCAAGACATCGCGATGCGCGGCCTGTCCATTACACGATCTCTGCGGGATCGATGTAATACCGGTCACGATGGCCCAAAGAAAGGGGCGGGATCCAAATGGACGTACTTGAGGCGATCAAGGGCCGCAGAAGCATACGCCGCTTCCAGAACGCTCCTCTTCCTGCGTCTCTTCTTTCGCCGCTCGAAGATAGCCTCCTCATTCGCCAGGAATGGACCGAGCGGGTCAAAGGTGGCATCCGATGTTCGACGATGTCGGGAGCGGACTCAACGCGGTCGATTACCTCTTGGGCCTGCCGAGGTTCCCCGTACCGGGTGAAAAGCTACGGATGTTTGCTTTCAGGCGGGAGGGCGGCGGTCCATCCGGCATGATAATGGAGATGGAACATTGATGGGATGGAGAAACGGACATCCGCGTGCGTGGAGGTCGAACGATGTGCGGCAGGTTCACCCTGTTCGAACCGGACAAGGTCCTTTCCAGGGAGTTCGGGGTCTCGGGCTTCCCGGCGCTGTCCCCGCGCTACAA from the bacterium genome contains:
- a CDS encoding protein-glutamate O-methyltransferase CheR; protein product: MPSDGFDAFLSEVLPPIGLSPSAFRRRNIKRRIVRRMESAGIHEFHRYLDLVRRDPVELEALRSLLVVTISRFFRNANVFHILSREILPRLAEKSQPVAWSAGCASGEEPYSVRIAWEELSVEKPGLALFASDVDPVSLERAEAGSYPESSLRELPDAFRRRYFRREGNSYRICEAVRCSVRFRKLDLLRDPSPGRFDLILCRNAAFTYFSSEKRLAVVGTFSAALREGGYLVIGRTESLPLEAVDLFEPVFPEGRIYRLRRDR
- the hpt gene encoding hypoxanthine phosphoribosyltransferase, yielding MTEERDVLFTEETIRNRVRELALQISADYSHVDDLLLVGVLRGSFIFLADLSRLLTIPRSIDFIAVAAYGQTTTATGAVRLIMDLRTDVRGRHVLIVEDIVDTGYTLDYILSLLRPREPASLKTCTLLRKPARLKKRLRIDYLGFDIPDVWIVGYGLDFQDRDRTLPYIRTLPASPASSLP
- the ade gene encoding adenine deaminase, encoding MTLSQRVAIARGDELADLVLTNARLIDVLSGRIDLTEITIAGPLVVGVGGTYRGREAVDLEGCYVCPGFIDAHVHLESALVRPREYARAVVPRGVTTVITNPHEIANVLGIEGIRFMLEDATRAAMDALVMVPSCVPATPMATSGAALALADLQPLLEERRVIGLGEVMDFHGVVAGDARVLTEIDAFRGHPIDGHCPGLGGMALNAYLAAGITSDHESTEPGEAEEKLRRGMKIFIREGSAARNLEALLPVITPANERWLCFCTDDRQPPDLLEEGSIDHLIRQSIAWGIAPMTAIRMATLNPAEHFRLHDRGVVVPGRRADLVVFRDLAAPVPERVYQGGVLVARDGALVPSAGGREAMMELPPGVRNTVFLDWSRVDFRIPARGRRIRVIGAVTGQVITESLVMEPLVVDGWAVVDPERDLLKIAVIERHHSSGRMGLGFVKGIGLKRGAIASTVVHDHHNLIVIGTDDRSMESAARAVAEEGGGQAAALGDGVMALLPLPIAGLMSDEPIERVRDRMNSLIAAARALGSPLPDPFATMSFLGLEVIPSLKLTDLGLVDVNTMEIVPLFLPEGGTK
- a CDS encoding adenosylcobalamin-dependent ribonucleoside-diphosphate reductase; amino-acid sequence: MARQAKPYEEARKNAEAFFRGDSLRTEVFLSRYALRALDGNWLETTPDRMWDRVARTMARPEKDRAFWRREFRKLLEDFKFVPAGRILFGAQNPRAATLFNCYFIPVREDSVDGITRWINEASRTFSLGGGVGTNIDVLRPRGALVRTAGVESSGSASFMEVFSTVTGVMGGSRGRRGALMITTRVDHPDILEFITAKGDPERRQVRNANLSVRITDIFMRTLREEGEMRLWFTTPHERIEGAVPAHRIWQTLVESAWASAEPGVLFWDTVQRESTTQYNGMEVQGVNVCGEIPMEPYGACNLGSVNLAAFVRNPFTERADLDWNGLSEAVRHAVRFLDNVIDVGAPRHALRDQRRASVRSRRVGLGILGMADCLASLNLVYGSGPSLSVLDRLMGAIKEAAYEESIRLAEEKGPFPAFDPVRQLESPYIQRLPEPIRNGIRAKGLRNCALLAVAPTGSISCLAGTSSGIEPIFSLSYLRHVAGQAYKVEHPLCARYRDRHGPSAPLPETFATARRIDPDVRVRLQALVQQHVDQSISSTVNLPPETPLSAVDHLYRKAWESGCKGITVFREGTRAPVLEVAGREGVYRAEAGAPLGVCTFCEVPVPKGAA
- a CDS encoding Mut7-C RNAse domain-containing protein; amino-acid sequence: MPEDTRFIVDVMLGKLATWMRLLGCDVEYFSRISDEDLVERAFRTGRVILTRDTELIRRRHARDNHFFVRGDGYRDQLRQVATSFSIEPLDRILTRCLRCNVPLSGIDKSAVRERVPPYTYETQHDFKTCDHCGRIYWRGTHRDEAVKQVMAIFGVHE